From a region of the Haloferax volcanii DS2 genome:
- the hisG gene encoding ATP phosphoribosyltransferase, translating into MRIAVPNKGRLHEPTIELLERAGLHLDNGAERKLYAGTVDPDVTVLFARAADIPEYVRDGAAEVGITGLDQVRESGHELEDLLDLEYGKCRLVLAAPEDGDIETVADVSGKVVATEFPHIARTYFEEEGIDAEVVEVTGATELTPHVEMADAIIDITSTGTTLRVNRLAVIDEVLSSSVRLFARPDVVDDPKVQQLLMALESVRSAEGKRYLMMNAPREKLDEVKEVIPGLGGPTVMDVAGDSTVAVHAVVNERDVFEVVSDLKNVGASGILVTEIERLVE; encoded by the coding sequence ATGCGAATCGCCGTGCCCAACAAGGGCCGCCTGCACGAACCGACGATAGAACTTCTGGAGCGTGCGGGGCTGCACCTCGACAACGGTGCCGAGCGCAAACTCTACGCCGGGACCGTCGACCCAGACGTGACCGTGCTGTTCGCCCGCGCCGCCGACATCCCCGAGTACGTCCGCGACGGGGCCGCCGAGGTCGGCATCACGGGACTCGACCAGGTCCGCGAGTCGGGCCACGAACTCGAAGACCTGCTCGATTTGGAGTACGGGAAGTGTCGGCTCGTCCTCGCCGCGCCCGAGGACGGCGACATCGAGACCGTCGCGGACGTGTCGGGCAAGGTCGTCGCCACCGAGTTCCCGCACATCGCGCGGACCTACTTCGAGGAGGAGGGCATCGACGCCGAGGTCGTCGAGGTCACGGGCGCGACCGAACTGACGCCGCACGTCGAGATGGCCGACGCCATCATCGATATCACGTCGACCGGGACGACCCTCCGGGTGAACCGCCTCGCAGTCATCGACGAGGTGCTGTCGTCGTCGGTCCGGCTGTTCGCCCGCCCCGACGTGGTCGACGACCCGAAGGTCCAGCAGTTGCTCATGGCGCTCGAATCCGTCCGGTCCGCGGAGGGCAAGCGCTATCTGATGATGAACGCGCCGCGCGAGAAGCTCGACGAGGTGAAGGAGGTCATCCCCGGCCTCGGCGGCCCGACCGTGATGGACGTCGCCGGCGACTCGACGGTCGCCGTCCACGCCGTCGTGAACGAACGCGACGTGTTCGAGGTCGTCAGCGACCTGAAGAACGTCGGCGCGAGCGGCATCCTCGTCACCGAAATCGAGCGGTTAGTCGAGTAA
- a CDS encoding winged helix-turn-helix transcriptional regulator — protein sequence MSETRTRVADHIKHNPGVHFNELVRALDLAPGQVQHHVRRLLSDETVRRSEFYGRTHYFPPEFDAWERGALALVRRETARDILGHLLEHGDARPDDVADDIGVARSTLEWHLDHLVERDVVRKERDLHNRVTLVLTHPERTTRLLDDVSPSLPERFVDRFDRLLDHLVEG from the coding sequence ATGAGTGAGACACGAACCCGCGTCGCCGACCACATCAAGCACAACCCGGGAGTCCACTTCAACGAGCTCGTTCGCGCGCTCGACCTCGCTCCCGGCCAGGTACAACACCACGTCCGCAGACTGCTCTCCGACGAGACGGTCCGCCGCTCCGAGTTCTACGGACGGACGCACTACTTCCCCCCCGAGTTCGACGCGTGGGAGCGCGGCGCGCTCGCGCTCGTCCGCCGGGAGACCGCCCGCGACATCCTCGGCCACCTCCTCGAACACGGCGACGCCCGCCCCGACGACGTGGCCGACGACATCGGCGTCGCCCGCAGCACGCTGGAGTGGCACCTCGACCACCTCGTCGAACGCGACGTGGTCCGCAAGGAGCGCGACCTGCACAACCGCGTGACGCTCGTCCTCACCCACCCCGAGCGGACGACCCGGCTGTTGGACGACGTGTCGCCGTCGCTCCCCGAGCGGTTCGTCGACCGGTTCGACCGCCTGCTCGACCACCTCGTCGAAGGATAG
- a CDS encoding DUF7471 family protein, whose amino-acid sequence MEPPSNLALVPGHVQAGGPWMTAVVVLAGVSSVTLAALGVAVFLRRRTRSHLLVALALLAFASRAAVAALTLGGVLSEFDHHVVEHLLDLAMAGLVLAAIYYARSIEREAGVNDP is encoded by the coding sequence ATGGAGCCCCCGTCGAACCTCGCGCTCGTTCCGGGGCACGTCCAAGCGGGCGGTCCGTGGATGACCGCTGTCGTCGTTCTCGCGGGCGTCTCGTCGGTCACGCTGGCCGCGCTCGGCGTCGCCGTCTTCCTCCGGCGGCGGACGCGGTCGCACCTGCTCGTCGCGCTGGCGCTGTTGGCGTTCGCGTCGCGGGCGGCCGTCGCGGCGCTGACGCTCGGCGGCGTCCTCTCCGAGTTCGACCACCACGTCGTCGAACACCTCTTGGACCTCGCGATGGCCGGCCTCGTCCTCGCGGCCATCTACTACGCCCGGAGCATCGAGCGCGAGGCGGGGGTCAACGACCCATGA
- a CDS encoding amidohydrolase, translating into MNTLRIAGGQVLRPDATVEDADVLVDRDEGTILDIGADLDADADETLDAAGCLVTPGLVNAHCHVAMTLLRGYADDKPLDAWLREDIWPAEGALTPEDVRAGAELGLVEMIKSGTTGFADMYFHVPEIAAAVEEAGLRARLGHGVVTLGKDDADARADIDESLDVAREFDGAADGRIRTAAMPHSLTTVAEEYLHEFVADAHDEGIPVHYHANETTDEVDPIVDERGERPLSYAKDLGMLTADDFLAHGVHVDDAEIDLLADAGTGVVHCPASNMKLASGMAPVQKLLDAGVTVGLGTDGAASNNDLDMFDEMRDAAMLGKLAAEDASAVAAPDVVRMATAGSAAAVDLPGGALEVGGAADLAVVDLDAPHLTPANDLVSHLAYAARGSDVRHTVCDGRVLMRDREVLTLDEDAVMARAREAVASLRERV; encoded by the coding sequence ATGAACACGCTCCGAATCGCGGGCGGACAGGTGCTCCGCCCCGACGCGACGGTCGAGGACGCGGACGTACTCGTGGACCGCGACGAGGGAACCATCCTCGACATCGGCGCGGACCTCGACGCCGACGCCGACGAGACGCTCGACGCCGCGGGCTGTCTCGTCACGCCCGGTCTGGTGAACGCCCACTGCCACGTGGCGATGACGCTCCTGCGCGGCTACGCCGACGACAAGCCGCTCGACGCGTGGCTCCGCGAGGACATCTGGCCCGCGGAGGGCGCGCTCACGCCCGAGGACGTGCGCGCCGGCGCGGAACTCGGCCTCGTGGAGATGATTAAGTCGGGGACCACCGGGTTCGCGGATATGTACTTCCACGTCCCCGAAATCGCCGCCGCGGTCGAGGAGGCCGGCCTCCGCGCCCGCCTCGGCCACGGCGTCGTCACGCTCGGGAAGGACGACGCGGACGCGCGGGCCGACATCGACGAGAGCCTCGACGTGGCCCGCGAGTTCGACGGCGCGGCGGACGGCCGGATTCGGACCGCCGCGATGCCGCACTCGCTGACGACGGTCGCGGAGGAGTACCTCCACGAGTTCGTCGCCGACGCCCACGACGAGGGCATCCCGGTCCACTACCACGCCAACGAGACGACCGACGAGGTCGACCCCATCGTCGACGAGCGCGGCGAGCGCCCGCTGTCGTACGCGAAAGACCTCGGCATGCTCACCGCCGACGACTTCCTCGCTCACGGCGTCCACGTCGACGACGCGGAAATCGACCTGCTCGCGGACGCGGGCACCGGCGTCGTCCACTGCCCGGCGTCGAACATGAAGCTCGCCTCCGGCATGGCTCCCGTCCAGAAACTGCTCGACGCGGGCGTCACGGTCGGCCTCGGCACCGACGGCGCGGCCTCGAACAACGACCTCGACATGTTCGACGAGATGCGCGACGCCGCGATGCTCGGCAAACTCGCCGCCGAGGACGCCAGCGCCGTCGCCGCGCCCGACGTGGTACGGATGGCGACCGCCGGCTCCGCCGCCGCCGTCGACCTCCCCGGCGGCGCGCTCGAAGTCGGCGGCGCGGCCGACCTCGCCGTCGTCGACCTCGACGCGCCGCATCTCACGCCCGCGAACGACCTCGTGAGCCACCTCGCGTACGCCGCCCGCGGCTCCGACGTTCGCCACACGGTCTGTGACGGGCGGGTGCTGATGCGGGACCGCGAGGTGCTGACGCTCGACGAGGACGCCGTGATGGCCCGCGCCCGCGAGGCGGTCGCGTCGCTCCGCGAGCGCGTCTGA
- a CDS encoding helix-turn-helix domain-containing protein: MLVIDNGKTLAEQELFALMSAPAVPDLLRVADEPLTVKELSCRADVPLSTAYREVKRLHEASLFEKSIMVDHSDGRHVAQYHRTFERMEVSVTDDGLRIELAG; this comes from the coding sequence ATGCTCGTCATAGATAACGGCAAGACGCTCGCCGAACAGGAGTTGTTCGCCCTGATGAGCGCCCCCGCAGTTCCGGACCTCCTCCGCGTCGCCGACGAGCCGCTGACGGTCAAGGAGCTGAGCTGTCGGGCCGACGTGCCGCTGTCGACGGCCTACCGGGAGGTCAAGCGACTTCACGAGGCGTCGCTGTTCGAGAAGTCCATCATGGTCGACCACAGCGACGGCCGACACGTCGCGCAGTACCACCGGACGTTCGAGCGCATGGAGGTCAGCGTGACCGACGACGGACTGCGCATCGAGCTGGCCGGGTAG
- a CDS encoding adenosylhomocysteinase — protein sequence MSEHYAPVSEHLDDVEAARTEGRRKMDWALQHMPILQELREQFESEQPLAGEVVGMAMHVEAKTANLVELLALGGAEVAITGCNPLSTHDDVSAALDANDDITSYAVRGVDEEGYYAAIDAVIAHEPTVTVDDGMDMVFTIHEEYPELIETIVGGAEETTTGVHRLRAMDEDGELNYPVFAVNDTPMKRLFDNVHGTGESSLATIAMTTNLSYAGKNVVVGGYGYCGKGVAKKASGQNANVIVTEVDPRRALEAHMEGYDVMPMEEAAKVGDVFITTTGNRDVITREDFENMKDGVLLANAGHFDIEIDLDALSDLAVDEYEARDGVDAYELEDGRRLNVLAEGRLVNLASPIALGHPVEVMDQSFGVQAVVVRELVENGDDYDAGVHDVPDELDREVAEIKLDAEGIEFDSMTDEQREYMGSWAHGT from the coding sequence ATGAGCGAACACTACGCTCCCGTCTCCGAGCACCTCGACGACGTCGAGGCCGCCCGGACGGAGGGACGACGCAAGATGGACTGGGCGCTCCAGCACATGCCCATCCTGCAGGAGCTCCGCGAGCAGTTCGAGTCGGAACAGCCGCTCGCCGGCGAGGTCGTCGGCATGGCGATGCACGTCGAGGCGAAGACGGCGAACCTCGTCGAACTGCTGGCGCTCGGCGGCGCGGAAGTCGCCATCACCGGCTGTAACCCGCTTTCGACCCACGACGACGTGTCGGCGGCGCTCGACGCCAACGACGACATCACCTCCTACGCCGTCCGCGGCGTCGACGAGGAGGGCTACTACGCGGCCATCGACGCCGTCATCGCCCACGAACCGACCGTCACGGTCGACGACGGCATGGACATGGTCTTCACCATCCACGAGGAGTACCCCGAACTCATCGAGACCATCGTCGGCGGGGCCGAAGAGACCACGACCGGCGTCCACCGACTCCGCGCGATGGACGAGGACGGCGAACTGAACTACCCCGTCTTCGCCGTCAACGACACGCCGATGAAGCGCCTGTTCGACAACGTCCACGGCACGGGCGAGTCGTCTTTGGCCACCATCGCCATGACGACGAACCTCTCGTACGCCGGCAAGAACGTCGTCGTCGGCGGCTACGGCTACTGCGGCAAGGGCGTCGCCAAGAAGGCGTCCGGCCAGAACGCGAACGTCATCGTCACCGAGGTCGACCCCCGGCGCGCGCTCGAAGCCCACATGGAGGGCTACGACGTGATGCCGATGGAGGAGGCCGCGAAGGTCGGCGACGTGTTCATCACGACCACCGGCAACCGCGACGTCATCACCCGCGAGGACTTCGAGAACATGAAAGACGGCGTCCTGCTCGCCAACGCCGGCCACTTCGACATCGAAATCGACCTCGACGCGCTGTCGGACCTCGCGGTCGACGAGTACGAGGCCCGCGACGGCGTCGACGCCTACGAACTCGAAGACGGCCGCCGCCTGAACGTCCTCGCCGAGGGCCGCCTCGTCAACCTCGCGTCGCCCATCGCGCTCGGCCACCCGGTCGAGGTCATGGACCAGTCGTTCGGCGTGCAGGCCGTCGTCGTCCGCGAACTCGTCGAAAACGGCGACGACTACGACGCCGGCGTCCACGACGTGCCCGACGAACTGGACCGCGAAGTCGCCGAAATCAAGCTCGACGCCGAGGGCATCGAGTTCGACTCGATGACCGACGAACAGCGCGAGTACATGGGTAGCTGGGCCCACGGGACGTGA
- a CDS encoding DMT family transporter: MNPYVLLAGAIASELVGTTALKLSAGFSKPLPSLGVVAGYGLAFYLVSLTLEELPIGVVYGTWAALGIVGVAAIGVVAFDEPVDLTGVVGLLLILAGIYCVNVLSEMAAH; this comes from the coding sequence ATGAACCCGTACGTGTTACTCGCCGGCGCAATCGCGTCGGAACTCGTCGGAACGACCGCGCTCAAACTGTCCGCAGGGTTTTCGAAGCCTCTCCCGAGCCTCGGCGTGGTGGCCGGCTACGGCCTCGCGTTCTACCTCGTCTCGCTGACGCTGGAAGAACTCCCCATCGGCGTGGTGTACGGGACGTGGGCCGCGCTGGGCATCGTCGGCGTCGCGGCCATCGGCGTCGTCGCGTTCGACGAACCGGTCGACCTGACGGGCGTCGTCGGCCTGCTTCTCATCCTCGCCGGGATTTACTGCGTCAACGTCCTCTCGGAGATGGCCGCGCACTAA
- a CDS encoding TrmB family transcriptional regulator, with protein sequence MRSVAPRSTGTINLLTTGRRTPPHDRTRELGLSTYEEKAYRTLLATGAATAATVSDASGVPNGRVYDVLNGLRSRRLVRAQSTQPTRYAAVDPGAAVERLLAERAAELREEWTRYRDVADAVRSNLLPTPPADGSVWLGRLGGDEMRTAMHEHVRAATESVSAAVGPPYERASWETLRTEFDAFFEGARDDLGVSLLLSDPVLDSLPDEFRGLVASKPQTVRIRVLPHLPVSFDVVDESVASVDIPHPQSAADRLGVVVVTDAGVVDEFDRQFRALWGDAVPLFE encoded by the coding sequence TTGCGGTCCGTTGCTCCCCGGTCAACAGGAACTATCAACTTACTAACCACCGGGCGACGGACACCTCCCCATGACCGAACTCGGGAACTAGGCCTGTCGACCTACGAGGAGAAGGCGTACCGGACGCTCCTCGCCACGGGAGCCGCGACGGCCGCGACCGTCTCGGACGCGAGCGGCGTCCCGAACGGCCGGGTCTACGACGTGCTCAACGGGCTTCGGTCGCGCCGACTGGTCCGCGCGCAGTCGACCCAGCCGACGCGGTACGCCGCCGTCGACCCGGGCGCGGCGGTCGAGCGACTGCTGGCCGAGCGCGCGGCGGAACTGCGCGAGGAGTGGACGCGATACCGCGACGTGGCCGACGCGGTCCGGTCGAACCTCCTGCCGACGCCGCCGGCGGACGGGAGCGTCTGGCTCGGCCGCCTCGGCGGCGACGAGATGCGGACGGCGATGCACGAACACGTCCGGGCGGCGACCGAGTCCGTCTCCGCCGCGGTCGGCCCGCCGTACGAGCGGGCGTCGTGGGAGACGCTCAGAACCGAGTTCGACGCGTTCTTCGAGGGCGCTCGGGACGACCTCGGCGTGTCGCTGCTCCTCAGCGACCCCGTGCTCGACTCGCTTCCCGACGAGTTTCGGGGCCTCGTGGCGTCGAAGCCCCAGACGGTTCGAATCCGCGTCCTGCCGCACCTGCCGGTCTCGTTCGACGTCGTCGACGAATCGGTCGCGTCGGTCGACATCCCGCACCCGCAGTCCGCCGCCGACCGCCTCGGCGTCGTCGTGGTGACGGACGCGGGCGTCGTCGACGAGTTCGACCGCCAGTTCCGGGCGCTGTGGGGGGACGCCGTCCCGCTTTTCGAGTGA
- the hjc gene encoding Holliday junction resolvase Hjc, which produces MSSNRKGDRRERELVNALDEAGFAVMRAPASGSATTRELPDVLAGNGEVFYAIEAKASSGRPIYLSGEEVEALVYFSRNFGAKARIAVRFDREDWYFFHPGDLYVTDGGNYRVKKETALAEGEDFESFTGGPTQTKLGGD; this is translated from the coding sequence ATGTCTTCGAACAGAAAGGGAGACCGACGCGAGCGCGAACTCGTCAACGCTCTCGACGAGGCCGGCTTCGCCGTCATGCGCGCGCCCGCCTCCGGGAGCGCGACGACGCGCGAACTCCCCGACGTGCTCGCGGGCAACGGCGAGGTGTTCTACGCCATCGAGGCGAAGGCCTCCAGCGGCCGCCCCATCTACCTGAGCGGCGAGGAGGTCGAAGCGCTCGTCTACTTCTCGCGGAACTTCGGCGCGAAGGCTCGCATCGCCGTCCGGTTCGACCGCGAGGACTGGTACTTCTTCCACCCCGGCGACCTCTACGTGACCGACGGCGGGAACTACCGCGTCAAAAAGGAGACGGCGCTGGCGGAGGGCGAGGACTTCGAGTCGTTCACCGGCGGCCCGACGCAGACCAAACTCGGCGGCGACTGA
- a CDS encoding SWIM zinc finger family protein — protein MRRKTTLPSDGLSGRARRARVEPMAVRPLRDGRYVVETDGGTYVVDVEARTCTCPDNAIRHARCKHLRRVAIEITRGEVPPPGRRRATCAVCGDETFVPMDATGPQLCRDHDHRPGDLVRDRESGGLLVVTRALGTRADETPTETGTLVSAYETNADYGDHEPTFEAVYLDSLPVNAGLSDLGELHAYRFPASRLSRVERGFVGANSLGERLARA, from the coding sequence GTGCGCCGCAAGACAACGCTTCCGTCGGACGGACTGTCCGGGCGCGCCCGCCGCGCCCGCGTCGAACCGATGGCCGTCCGGCCGCTCCGAGACGGTCGCTACGTCGTCGAGACCGACGGCGGCACCTACGTCGTCGACGTGGAGGCGCGCACCTGCACCTGTCCCGACAACGCCATCCGGCACGCCCGCTGTAAGCACCTCCGCCGGGTCGCCATCGAAATCACCCGCGGCGAGGTCCCGCCGCCGGGCCGCCGGCGCGCCACCTGCGCCGTCTGCGGCGACGAGACGTTCGTTCCGATGGACGCGACGGGGCCGCAGCTCTGTCGCGACCACGACCACCGCCCCGGCGACCTCGTCCGCGACCGCGAGAGCGGCGGCCTCCTCGTCGTCACGCGGGCGCTCGGCACCCGCGCCGACGAGACGCCGACGGAGACGGGAACCCTCGTCTCGGCGTACGAGACGAACGCCGACTACGGCGACCACGAACCGACGTTCGAGGCGGTCTATCTCGACTCGCTGCCGGTGAACGCCGGTCTCTCCGACCTCGGTGAACTGCACGCCTACCGGTTCCCCGCCTCGCGGCTCAGCCGCGTCGAGCGCGGCTTCGTGGGCGCGAACTCGCTCGGCGAGCGGCTCGCTCGGGCGTGA
- a CDS encoding DUF7472 family protein, giving the protein MAIEAEMRRKIAVSIVAVGVFIALIVGIGATYNQSGLVSTGGLALVGAITAFVLVMAGIGVWLSRSS; this is encoded by the coding sequence ATGGCTATCGAAGCGGAGATGCGGCGGAAGATTGCCGTCTCCATCGTCGCGGTCGGGGTGTTTATCGCCCTCATCGTCGGCATCGGTGCGACCTACAACCAGAGTGGACTCGTCTCCACCGGCGGGCTCGCACTCGTCGGCGCTATCACGGCGTTCGTCCTCGTGATGGCTGGTATCGGCGTTTGGCTGTCGCGTTCTTCCTAA
- a CDS encoding DNA primase, whose amino-acid sequence MRPLHARYPFFAAAREAVESADVAIATLVAEDAPAVERGVERVERALMEGTVEPDPGEAYPRETKTELLSYPISRIIVSLVETPAAVDKYARAEADTSYERMLADFDAGDDDVHGEARASLDDFLREFDLDGAVRAESNRNRNSRRAPDNYWVDVGPYLTYSDTDWGADWRLVNRSLADGAVRVTREELSELLREAVRRRVAEGLPFAVRGSDAGDRLADALKPHVERLRNLLSDRGAVNVVYVDAVDPDHFPPCVEALLARAREGESLPNEAAFALAAFLVGVGLDPDEVGGVVGDETAEALQKRATVLADSSGSQYAPPTCETMQAYDLCVNRDDRCDTIKHPMNYFETATNDADADAADEAAD is encoded by the coding sequence ATGCGCCCGCTCCACGCCCGATACCCGTTTTTCGCCGCGGCCAGAGAGGCGGTCGAATCGGCGGACGTCGCCATCGCGACGCTCGTCGCAGAGGACGCCCCGGCCGTCGAGCGTGGCGTCGAGCGCGTCGAACGCGCCCTCATGGAGGGCACCGTCGAACCCGACCCCGGCGAGGCCTACCCGCGGGAGACCAAGACGGAACTGCTTTCGTACCCCATCTCGCGCATCATCGTCTCGCTCGTCGAGACGCCCGCGGCGGTGGACAAGTACGCCCGCGCCGAGGCCGACACGTCCTACGAGCGCATGCTCGCCGACTTCGACGCCGGCGACGACGACGTCCACGGTGAGGCCCGCGCGAGCCTCGACGACTTCCTCCGCGAGTTCGACCTCGACGGCGCGGTGCGGGCCGAGTCGAACCGGAACCGGAACAGCCGACGCGCGCCCGACAACTACTGGGTCGACGTGGGACCGTACCTCACCTACTCCGACACCGACTGGGGCGCGGACTGGCGGCTCGTCAACCGCTCGCTGGCCGACGGCGCGGTCCGCGTCACCCGCGAGGAGCTCTCGGAACTGCTCCGCGAGGCGGTCCGCCGCCGGGTCGCAGAGGGGCTTCCCTTCGCCGTCCGCGGCAGCGACGCGGGCGACCGACTCGCCGACGCGCTCAAACCCCACGTCGAGCGCCTGCGGAACCTGCTTTCGGACCGCGGCGCGGTCAACGTCGTCTACGTCGACGCGGTGGACCCCGACCACTTCCCGCCCTGCGTCGAGGCGCTGTTGGCGCGGGCGCGAGAGGGCGAGTCGCTCCCGAACGAGGCGGCGTTCGCGCTCGCGGCGTTCCTCGTCGGCGTCGGCCTCGACCCCGATGAGGTCGGGGGCGTCGTCGGCGACGAAACCGCCGAGGCGTTGCAGAAGCGGGCGACCGTCCTCGCGGATTCGAGCGGGTCGCAGTACGCGCCGCCGACCTGCGAGACGATGCAGGCGTACGACCTCTGTGTGAACCGCGACGACCGCTGTGACACCATCAAGCACCCGATGAACTACTTCGAGACGGCGACGAACGACGCGGACGCGGACGCCGCGGACGAAGCCGCCGACTGA
- a CDS encoding DUF7474 family protein: MPHFDYPCPDCRATTSLHDADCRFEGTPWVEVERAYVDIVSVLAGGPCDEETLRREAPGEWGPLQQAALRRLKRDERVSDANSGVLRLRTAEEFREEVSEPTREPMRTLHQYGSVPGCHDNAVFAMIAWYEMVGLSWPETRENVVNWLRDTGAWDRGGFEEATPAELVEKKRHVYEAGYGWKEKAVSAKRVIDRYRS; this comes from the coding sequence GTGCCGCACTTCGATTACCCGTGTCCGGACTGCCGCGCCACGACCAGTCTCCACGACGCCGACTGCCGCTTCGAGGGGACCCCGTGGGTCGAAGTCGAGCGGGCCTACGTCGACATCGTCTCCGTTCTCGCGGGCGGCCCGTGCGACGAGGAGACGCTCCGCCGCGAAGCGCCGGGCGAGTGGGGGCCGCTCCAACAGGCCGCGCTCCGCCGACTCAAGCGCGACGAGCGGGTGTCGGACGCGAATTCGGGCGTCCTCCGACTGCGCACCGCCGAGGAGTTCAGAGAGGAGGTCTCGGAGCCGACCCGGGAGCCGATGCGGACGCTCCACCAGTACGGGAGCGTCCCCGGCTGTCACGACAACGCCGTCTTCGCCATGATAGCGTGGTACGAGATGGTCGGCCTGTCGTGGCCCGAGACGCGCGAAAACGTCGTCAACTGGCTCCGCGACACCGGCGCGTGGGACCGCGGCGGCTTCGAGGAGGCGACGCCCGCCGAACTCGTCGAGAAGAAGCGCCACGTCTACGAGGCGGGCTACGGCTGGAAGGAAAAGGCCGTCTCGGCCAAGCGCGTCATCGACCGCTACCGCTCTTGA
- a CDS encoding DNA polymerase sliding clamp: MFKAIVSAATLRDALDSVSVLVDECKIRLNEESLSIRAVDPANVGMVDLTLDAAAFESYEAHGGVIGVNLSRLEEVAGMAGAGDLIHLTLDEETRKLNIRIDGLSYTLALIDPDSIRQEPDIPDLDLAANIVLEGTHLDRGIKAADMVSDHIRLRVDGAEETFHIEAEGDTDDVDLSLPPADLISIEAGAADSLFSLDYLKDMNKAIPTDAEVTVELGEEFPVKLHYQIAEGMGTITYMLAPRIQSD, translated from the coding sequence ATGTTCAAGGCCATCGTGAGCGCCGCGACGCTCCGGGACGCGCTCGACTCCGTGAGCGTCCTCGTCGACGAGTGTAAGATTCGACTCAACGAGGAGAGCCTCTCCATCCGCGCCGTCGACCCCGCGAACGTCGGCATGGTGGACCTCACGCTCGACGCGGCGGCGTTCGAATCCTACGAAGCCCACGGCGGCGTCATCGGTGTCAACCTCTCGCGCCTCGAAGAGGTCGCCGGGATGGCGGGCGCGGGCGACCTCATCCACCTCACGCTCGACGAGGAGACGCGCAAGCTCAACATCCGCATCGACGGGCTGTCGTACACGCTCGCGCTCATCGACCCCGACTCGATTCGCCAGGAGCCCGACATTCCGGACCTCGACCTCGCAGCGAACATCGTCCTCGAAGGGACGCACCTCGACCGCGGTATCAAGGCGGCCGACATGGTTTCGGACCACATCCGCCTCCGCGTCGACGGCGCCGAAGAGACGTTCCACATCGAGGCCGAAGGCGACACCGACGACGTGGACCTGTCGCTTCCCCCGGCGGACCTCATCAGCATCGAAGCCGGCGCGGCCGACTCGCTGTTCTCGCTCGATTATCTCAAAGACATGAACAAGGCGATTCCGACCGACGCCGAGGTCACCGTCGAACTCGGCGAGGAGTTCCCGGTCAAGCTTCACTACCAAATCGCTGAGGGGATGGGCACCATCACGTACATGCTCGCCCCGCGCATCCAGAGCGACTGA
- a CDS encoding arsenate-mycothiol transferase ArsC — protein MTDAADVDVDADTDATTTRVAFVCVQNAGRSQMATAFARRERDERGVGDRIEVVTGGTDPADHVHDEVVEVMGEKGFDLADETPRAIEQDEIMNVDIVVTMGCSAEGICPMTWRGDARDWDLDDPDGRDLDAVRAIRDDIEGRVSALFDELAG, from the coding sequence ATGACCGACGCCGCCGATGTCGATGTTGACGCCGACACCGACGCGACTACGACCCGCGTCGCCTTCGTCTGCGTCCAAAACGCCGGCCGGAGCCAGATGGCGACGGCCTTCGCCCGCCGGGAGCGCGACGAGCGCGGCGTCGGCGACCGCATCGAGGTCGTCACCGGCGGCACCGACCCCGCCGACCACGTCCACGACGAGGTCGTCGAGGTCATGGGCGAGAAGGGGTTCGACCTCGCCGACGAGACGCCCCGCGCAATCGAGCAGGACGAGATTATGAACGTGGATATCGTCGTCACGATGGGTTGTTCGGCCGAGGGCATCTGTCCCATGACGTGGCGCGGCGACGCCCGCGACTGGGACCTCGACGACCCGGACGGCCGGGACCTCGATGCGGTCCGGGCGATTCGCGACGACATCGAGGGGCGCGTTTCGGCGCTGTTCGACGAACTCGCGGGTTAG